The region TACCGTAGAGAATCCGTTTACTGCAGGAGAAAGAATAATGATGGTGGACAGGGCGGTGGGAGAAATCAAAAATCCGGGGCAGAAGGTTTACATAGTACCTCTTGAGGACGTTTACAGAAACAGTTTGTGGGTGAGCCATGTTGTTTCAATGACTCCCTATTTTGATGTCATATACAGCAACAACCCTCTTGTGATCAGGCTTTTCAGGGAGGCTGGTTTTGAGGTCAGGCGAACGAGGATGTTCAACAGGATGGAGTACCATGGGACTGAGATAAGGAGAAGGATGATCTCCGGGGAGAGATGGGAGGACCTGGTTCCAGAGCCGGTTGTGGACGTTATTGAGGAAATTGATGGCGTGAGGAGGATAAGGGAGATTGCAAACACGG is a window of Geoglobus acetivorans DNA encoding:
- a CDS encoding nicotinamide-nucleotide adenylyltransferase, with amino-acid sequence MRAFFIGRFQPYHLGHHEVLREIFSEVDEVVIGIGSAQESHTVENPFTAGERIMMVDRAVGEIKNPGQKVYIVPLEDVYRNSLWVSHVVSMTPYFDVIYSNNPLVIRLFREAGFEVRRTRMFNRMEYHGTEIRRRMISGERWEDLVPEPVVDVIEEIDGVRRIREIANTDF